The Candidatus Mycolicibacterium alkanivorans genome contains a region encoding:
- a CDS encoding citrate synthase 2, with amino-acid sequence MTPVPEDFTPGLEGVVAFTTEIAEPDRDGGALRYRGVDIEDLVANRVTFGDVWALLVDGRFGDGLPPAEPFPLPIRTGDVRVDVQAGLAMLAPIWGYRPLLDIDGETARQHLARASVMALSYVAQSARGIYQPAVPQRIIDECSTVTERFMTRWQGEPDPRHVEAIDAYWVSAAEHGMNASTFTARVIASTGADVAAALSGAIGAMSGPLHGGAPARVIPMIEEAERTGDARAVVKGILDRKDKLMGFGHRVYRAEDPRARVLRATAKRLAAPRYEVAAQLEQAALAELRERRPDRAIETNVEFWAAVILDFAQVNSKMMPAMFTCGRTAGWCAHIMEQKNLGKLVRPSAIYVGPAPRTPQEVEGWDEIAHAPV; translated from the coding sequence ATGACCCCGGTACCGGAAGACTTCACGCCCGGCCTGGAAGGCGTGGTGGCGTTCACCACCGAGATCGCCGAGCCGGACAGGGACGGCGGCGCGCTGCGGTATCGCGGCGTGGACATCGAGGATCTGGTCGCCAACCGCGTCACATTCGGTGACGTCTGGGCGCTGCTGGTCGACGGCCGCTTCGGCGACGGGCTGCCCCCGGCGGAGCCGTTCCCGCTGCCGATCCGCACCGGCGACGTCCGGGTGGACGTGCAGGCCGGCCTGGCGATGCTGGCGCCGATTTGGGGCTATCGGCCGCTACTGGACATCGACGGCGAGACCGCCCGCCAGCATCTGGCCCGGGCCTCGGTGATGGCCCTGTCATATGTCGCGCAGTCGGCACGCGGGATCTACCAGCCCGCCGTTCCACAGCGGATCATCGACGAATGCTCCACTGTCACAGAACGTTTCATGACTCGTTGGCAGGGTGAGCCGGATCCGCGGCACGTCGAGGCGATCGATGCCTACTGGGTGTCAGCGGCAGAACACGGCATGAATGCATCGACGTTCACCGCACGGGTGATCGCCTCCACCGGAGCCGACGTCGCTGCCGCGCTCTCCGGTGCCATCGGCGCGATGAGCGGCCCACTGCACGGCGGGGCACCCGCCCGGGTGATCCCGATGATCGAAGAGGCCGAGCGCACCGGCGATGCTCGAGCCGTGGTCAAGGGCATCCTCGACCGCAAGGACAAGCTGATGGGCTTCGGCCACCGGGTCTACCGGGCCGAGGATCCGCGGGCCCGGGTGCTGAGAGCGACCGCCAAGCGCCTCGCTGCGCCCCGCTACGAGGTGGCTGCCCAACTGGAGCAGGCCGCGCTGGCCGAGCTGCGGGAGCGCCGCCCGGACCGGGCGATCGAAACCAACGTCGAGTTCTGGGCCGCCGTGATCCTGGACTTCGCCCAGGTGAACAGCAAGATGATGCCGGCGATGTTCACCTGCGGACGCACGGCCGGCTGGTGTGCCCACATCATGGAGCAGAAGAACCTCGGCAAGCTCGTGCGCCCGTCGGCGATCTACGTCGGCCCCGCCCCCCGCACGCCGCAGGAGGTCGAGGGCTGGGACGAGATCGCCCACGCCCCGGTGTAG
- a CDS encoding phosphotransferase enzyme family protein produces the protein MPGLPPTHELFARAALPAYGRGPDSALRLLSLSENATYLADDDAPIVLRVHRPGYHSLEAIHSELAWMKALRTETSVTTPELIPARDGTDVVVAEAAGGALHVDAVTFVPGCTAEEDPDAVGFDELGRITAVMHDHSRRWTAPSGFTRFRWDLETILGPHARWGNWRRAPGLTETDRGWIQRAADDITAKLTEFGCGPDRFGLVHADLRLANLMVDPADVAAGITVIDFDDCGWSWYLADLGAAVSFIEDTPAGERIIADWLAGYFDAGSIPAEHLELIPSFVMMRRIMLTAWIASHHDADAAIGVGEQFAPATARLAQRYLEDRTWLQEAVFGSRV, from the coding sequence ATGCCGGGACTGCCGCCGACCCATGAGTTGTTTGCGCGCGCAGCACTCCCGGCCTACGGGCGAGGCCCCGATTCAGCGCTGCGACTGCTCAGCTTGTCCGAGAACGCCACCTACCTCGCCGACGACGACGCTCCGATCGTGCTTCGGGTGCACCGCCCCGGCTATCACTCGCTGGAAGCGATCCACTCGGAGTTGGCCTGGATGAAGGCACTGCGGACCGAAACGTCGGTGACCACACCGGAACTGATCCCTGCGCGGGACGGAACCGACGTCGTGGTCGCCGAGGCCGCCGGCGGCGCGCTGCACGTCGATGCCGTCACGTTCGTGCCCGGCTGCACCGCAGAAGAGGATCCGGATGCCGTCGGGTTCGACGAGCTGGGCCGGATCACCGCCGTAATGCACGACCATTCCAGAAGGTGGACCGCGCCAAGCGGTTTCACGCGGTTCCGGTGGGATCTGGAGACTATTCTGGGTCCGCATGCCCGCTGGGGTAACTGGCGGCGGGCCCCGGGTCTGACCGAGACCGACCGCGGCTGGATCCAGCGGGCGGCCGACGACATCACCGCCAAGCTCACCGAGTTCGGCTGCGGGCCAGACCGATTCGGCCTGGTGCACGCCGATCTGCGGTTGGCGAACCTGATGGTCGACCCGGCCGATGTCGCCGCCGGCATCACCGTCATCGACTTCGACGACTGCGGCTGGTCGTGGTATCTGGCTGATCTGGGTGCGGCGGTCTCCTTCATCGAGGACACCCCCGCCGGCGAGCGGATCATCGCCGACTGGCTGGCCGGCTACTTCGATGCGGGCTCTATCCCGGCCGAACATCTGGAACTCATCCCGTCGTTCGTGATGATGCGCAGGATCATGCTCACGGCATGGATCGCCTCGCACCACGACGCCGACGCCGCCATCGGGGTGGGGGAGCAGTTCGCTCCCGCCACCGCGCGCCTGGCCCAGCGGTACCTCGAGGACCGAACTTGGTTGCAGGAAGCCGTTTTCGGCTCGCGCGTCTAA
- the pdxH gene encoding pyridoxamine 5'-phosphate oxidase: MPVEFPAGDRLVAMRVEYGSVEQDGSSDLDVDWLADGWLALLHRWIADAEEGGVAEPNAMVLATVEDGKPVSRSVLCKSVDEAGITFYTNYDSAKGAELAATPYASVTFPWFALGRQVHIRGAVTKVRPEETAEYWANRPRGSQLGAWASDQSRPIASRAELLAKLADVTERFAADEQVPVPPHWGGYRIAPEVVEFWQGRENRIHNRIRVVRDRIVRLQP; this comes from the coding sequence ATGCCCGTGGAGTTCCCAGCAGGTGATCGCCTCGTGGCGATGCGAGTGGAGTACGGCTCGGTCGAGCAGGACGGCAGCAGCGACCTCGACGTCGACTGGCTGGCCGACGGCTGGCTTGCGTTGCTGCACAGGTGGATTGCCGACGCAGAAGAGGGTGGCGTAGCGGAGCCCAACGCGATGGTGCTGGCGACAGTCGAGGACGGCAAGCCGGTCAGCCGAAGCGTGCTGTGCAAGAGCGTCGACGAGGCCGGCATCACCTTCTACACCAACTACGACTCCGCCAAGGGCGCCGAGCTGGCCGCCACCCCGTATGCGTCGGTGACGTTCCCGTGGTTTGCCCTCGGCCGGCAGGTGCACATCCGCGGCGCGGTCACCAAGGTGCGCCCGGAGGAGACCGCCGAGTACTGGGCCAACCGGCCGCGGGGCTCCCAGCTGGGGGCGTGGGCATCGGACCAGTCCCGCCCGATCGCCTCGCGGGCAGAGCTGCTGGCCAAGCTGGCCGACGTGACCGAGCGCTTCGCCGCCGACGAGCAGGTGCCCGTGCCGCCGCACTGGGGCGGCTACCGCATCGCGCCCGAGGTCGTCGAGTTCTGGCAGGGCCGGGAGAACCGGATCCACAACCGGATTCGAGTAGTGCGCGACCGTATCGTGCGGCTGCAGCCCTAA
- a CDS encoding APC family permease has translation MSDIIVPPAAEAGTKPDTVQRLKPNAVGLIGVLFMAVATAAPITAMVGNVPIAVGFGNGAYAPAGYFVATIVLTLFAIGYAAMSKHITATGAFYGYISHGLGRIVGLGAGFLTTMAYMVFEASLIGIFAFFANDTFNSLFHLNVSWIVFAIGMLVVNLVLTYFDINLAAKVLGVFLITEIIMLSLMAFSVLFTGGGPQGWSWGSLNPLDGFTSLSGSVTGPDGSVIAVAGSAGIGLFFAFWSWVGFESSAMYGEESKNPKKIIPIAVISSVVGIGVFYVFISWMAIVGTGPQNAIALAQDSTTAGDIFFGPVGKNLGMWAVDMFKILLMTGSFACGMAFHNCAARYIYALGRENVVPGMRKTLGATHSAHGSPHVAGLAQIIFATVVVLFFAFTGRDPYTGLYGLMALLGTTAILIVQALAAFAVIAYFHVGKHHPETAHWFRTFTAPLLGGLGMLYVIYLLGKNASFAAGSAATDWVFTIIPYVVGVVGISGILLAVYLKYKSPQRYSELGRIVLEEAHER, from the coding sequence ATGAGCGACATCATCGTCCCGCCGGCGGCGGAGGCCGGCACCAAACCCGACACCGTCCAGCGGCTCAAGCCCAATGCCGTCGGCCTGATCGGCGTGCTGTTCATGGCGGTCGCCACGGCGGCACCGATCACGGCGATGGTCGGCAATGTGCCGATCGCCGTCGGCTTCGGAAACGGAGCCTACGCGCCGGCCGGATACTTCGTCGCCACGATCGTGCTGACACTCTTCGCGATCGGCTACGCCGCGATGAGCAAGCACATCACCGCGACAGGCGCCTTCTACGGCTACATCTCGCACGGACTGGGCCGCATCGTCGGACTCGGCGCCGGCTTCCTGACCACCATGGCCTACATGGTGTTCGAAGCGTCCCTGATCGGTATCTTCGCGTTCTTCGCCAATGACACCTTCAACAGCCTGTTCCACCTGAACGTGTCGTGGATCGTGTTCGCGATCGGCATGCTGGTGGTCAACCTGGTGCTGACCTACTTCGACATCAATCTGGCCGCCAAGGTGCTCGGCGTGTTCCTGATCACCGAGATCATCATGCTGTCCCTGATGGCGTTCTCCGTGCTATTCACCGGTGGCGGACCGCAGGGCTGGTCGTGGGGATCGCTGAACCCGCTCGACGGTTTTACCAGCCTGTCAGGGTCGGTGACCGGACCGGACGGCAGCGTGATCGCGGTGGCCGGCTCGGCCGGAATCGGGTTGTTCTTCGCCTTCTGGTCGTGGGTCGGTTTCGAGTCGAGCGCGATGTACGGCGAGGAGTCCAAGAACCCGAAGAAGATCATCCCCATCGCGGTGATCAGCTCGGTGGTTGGTATCGGGGTGTTCTACGTCTTCATCTCCTGGATGGCGATCGTCGGCACCGGCCCGCAGAACGCCATTGCGCTGGCCCAGGATTCGACCACGGCCGGTGACATCTTCTTCGGCCCGGTCGGCAAGAACCTGGGCATGTGGGCCGTGGACATGTTCAAGATCCTGCTGATGACGGGCTCGTTCGCCTGCGGCATGGCGTTCCACAACTGCGCCGCGCGCTACATCTACGCCCTCGGCCGGGAGAACGTGGTCCCCGGTATGCGCAAGACCCTCGGCGCCACCCACTCGGCGCACGGCTCGCCGCACGTCGCCGGTCTCGCGCAGATCATCTTCGCCACCGTCGTGGTGCTGTTCTTCGCATTCACCGGCCGTGACCCCTATACCGGTCTGTACGGTCTGATGGCGCTGCTGGGCACCACGGCCATCCTGATCGTGCAGGCGCTGGCCGCGTTCGCGGTGATCGCCTACTTCCACGTCGGCAAGCACCATCCCGAGACGGCGCACTGGTTCCGCACCTTCACCGCGCCACTGCTGGGCGGTCTTGGCATGCTCTACGTCATCTATCTGCTGGGCAAGAACGCCTCGTTCGCGGCGGGCTCGGCGGCCACCGACTGGGTGTTCACCATCATCCCGTACGTCGTCGGCGTGGTGGGCATCAGCGGAATCCTGTTGGCCGTGTACCTGAAATACAAGTCACCGCAGCGATATTCCGAGCTGGGGCGGATCGTGCTCGAAGAGGCACACGAGCGCTGA
- a CDS encoding citrate synthase yields MAATDDNATLKYPGGELDLAIVHATEGSDGIALGPLLSETGYTTFDQGFVNTASTKSAITYIDGDAGILRYRGIPIEQLAEKSTFIEVSYLLIYGELPTAEQLEAFTTQIQRHTLLHEDLKRFFDGFPRNAHPMPVLSSAVNALSAYYQDSLDPLDNKQVELATIRLLAKLPTIAAYAYKKSVGQPFLYPDNSLTLVENFLRMTFGFPAEPYEVDPEIVRALDMLLILHADHEQNCSTSTVRLVGSSQANLFTSISGGINALWGPLHGGANQAVLEMLEKIRLEGGDVREFVRKVKNREDGVKLMGFGHRVYKNYDPRARIVKEQADKILGKLGGDDELLDIAKALEEIALTDNFFVERKLYPNVDYYTGVIYRAMGFPTRMFTVLFALGRLPGWIAHWREMHEEPNKIGRPRQIYIGYGERDYVTIDGR; encoded by the coding sequence GTGGCCGCAACCGACGACAACGCCACCCTGAAGTATCCGGGCGGCGAGTTGGACCTGGCGATCGTCCATGCGACGGAGGGGTCCGACGGGATCGCGCTGGGACCGCTGCTGTCCGAGACCGGCTACACGACCTTTGACCAGGGCTTCGTCAATACGGCGTCGACCAAGAGCGCCATCACCTACATCGACGGTGACGCCGGCATCCTGCGCTACCGGGGCATCCCGATCGAGCAGCTCGCCGAGAAGTCCACCTTCATCGAGGTGAGCTACCTGCTGATCTACGGCGAGCTGCCCACCGCCGAGCAGCTCGAGGCGTTCACCACCCAGATCCAGCGGCACACCCTGCTGCACGAGGACCTCAAGCGGTTCTTTGACGGCTTCCCGCGCAACGCCCATCCGATGCCGGTGTTGTCCAGCGCGGTCAATGCGCTCTCGGCCTACTACCAGGACTCGCTGGACCCGCTGGACAACAAGCAGGTGGAGCTCGCGACGATCCGGCTGCTGGCCAAGCTGCCGACCATCGCCGCCTACGCCTACAAGAAGTCGGTGGGCCAGCCCTTCCTGTATCCGGACAACTCGCTGACCCTGGTCGAGAACTTCCTGCGGATGACGTTCGGTTTCCCGGCCGAGCCGTACGAGGTCGACCCGGAGATCGTACGCGCCCTGGACATGTTGTTGATCCTGCACGCCGACCATGAGCAGAACTGCTCGACCTCCACGGTGCGGCTGGTCGGTTCGTCGCAGGCCAACCTGTTCACTTCGATCTCGGGTGGTATCAACGCGCTGTGGGGCCCGCTGCACGGCGGCGCCAACCAGGCCGTGCTGGAGATGCTGGAGAAGATCCGTCTCGAGGGCGGCGACGTCCGCGAGTTCGTCCGCAAGGTCAAGAACCGCGAGGACGGCGTGAAGCTGATGGGCTTCGGCCACCGGGTCTACAAGAACTACGACCCGCGGGCGCGCATCGTCAAGGAGCAGGCCGACAAGATCCTCGGCAAGCTCGGCGGCGACGACGAGCTGCTCGACATCGCCAAGGCGCTGGAGGAGATCGCGCTCACCGACAACTTCTTCGTCGAGCGCAAGCTCTACCCGAACGTCGACTACTACACCGGCGTGATCTACCGGGCGATGGGCTTCCCGACCCGGATGTTCACCGTGCTGTTCGCGCTGGGCCGGCTGCCCGGCTGGATCGCGCACTGGCGGGAGATGCACGAGGAGCCCAACAAGATCGGGCGCCCGCGGCAGATCTACATCGGCTACGGCGAGCGCGACTACGTCACCATCGACGGCCGCTGA
- a CDS encoding aspartate aminotransferase family protein gives MGFSNIMDSNSYSPDQPLDPATESLIAARERMLGRSYRLFYERPVHLVRGVGTRLYDADGACYLDAYNNVASVGHCHPHVVESVGRQLATLNTHTRYLHNGIVDYSERLLATMPDEIGQVMYACTGSEVNDLALRVAETHTGATGVIITTDAYHGNTAAVTAISPSIGGATSMGPHVRAVPPPDSYRTATEELAGRFATDVGAAIEDLQAAGNGVSCLIVDTIFSSDGIYADPSVLAPAVELVRRAGGVFIADEVQPGFARTGAAMWGFLRHGVVPDLVTMGKPMGNGLPIAAMAARSEVLEAFANGVPYFNTFGGNPVTVAAAAAVLDVLEDEKLLVNAAEVGGQLRDDLAALAGDHPRIGDVRGAGLYIGVEIISDTGEPDRAAARAVVNAMRERRVLISVCGHDGNVLKIRPPLVFSDSDVDWFCTEFAAVLASSF, from the coding sequence ATGGGTTTCTCGAACATCATGGACTCCAATAGCTACTCCCCGGATCAGCCACTCGATCCCGCCACCGAATCGTTGATCGCGGCCCGCGAGCGCATGCTCGGGCGGTCCTACCGGTTGTTCTACGAACGGCCTGTTCATCTGGTTCGCGGTGTGGGCACCCGCCTTTACGACGCCGACGGCGCCTGCTACCTGGACGCCTACAACAACGTCGCCAGTGTCGGCCACTGCCACCCGCACGTGGTCGAGTCCGTCGGCCGGCAACTGGCCACCCTGAACACCCACACGCGTTACCTGCACAACGGCATCGTCGACTACAGCGAGCGCCTACTGGCCACCATGCCCGACGAGATCGGCCAGGTGATGTACGCCTGCACCGGCTCCGAGGTCAACGACCTCGCCCTTCGGGTGGCCGAAACTCACACCGGCGCAACGGGTGTGATCATCACGACCGACGCCTACCACGGCAACACCGCTGCGGTGACGGCGATCTCGCCGTCGATCGGCGGGGCGACCTCGATGGGTCCACATGTGCGCGCAGTCCCACCGCCGGACAGCTACCGGACCGCCACCGAGGAACTGGCCGGCCGGTTCGCCACCGACGTCGGCGCGGCGATCGAGGACCTGCAGGCCGCAGGCAACGGGGTGAGCTGCCTGATCGTGGACACCATCTTCTCCTCCGACGGCATCTACGCCGACCCGTCAGTGCTCGCGCCGGCGGTCGAGCTGGTGCGCCGGGCCGGCGGGGTGTTCATCGCCGACGAGGTTCAACCCGGCTTCGCCCGCACGGGTGCGGCGATGTGGGGATTCCTGCGCCACGGCGTGGTACCGGACCTCGTCACCATGGGCAAGCCGATGGGCAACGGGCTGCCGATCGCGGCGATGGCCGCCCGATCGGAGGTGCTCGAGGCGTTCGCCAACGGTGTCCCCTACTTCAACACCTTCGGCGGCAACCCGGTGACCGTGGCCGCCGCTGCGGCCGTACTCGACGTCCTCGAGGACGAGAAGCTGTTGGTCAACGCGGCCGAGGTCGGCGGTCAGCTGCGCGACGACCTGGCGGCACTGGCCGGCGATCACCCCAGAATCGGGGATGTGCGCGGAGCCGGGCTCTATATCGGTGTCGAAATCATCAGCGACACAGGGGAACCCGATCGTGCCGCCGCGCGTGCGGTGGTCAACGCCATGCGGGAGCGCCGGGTGCTGATCTCGGTGTGCGGCCACGACGGCAACGTGTTGAAGATCCGGCCGCCGCTGGTGTTCTCCGATTCCGACGTCGACTGGTTCTGCACGGAGTTCGCCGCTGTGCTGGCTTCGTCGTTTTGA